In a single window of the Callithrix jacchus isolate 240 chromosome 1, calJac240_pri, whole genome shotgun sequence genome:
- the NOXA1 gene encoding NADPH oxidase activator 1 isoform X11 has protein sequence MASLGDLVRAWHLGAQAVERGDWAGALRLFSGVPAPPARLCFNAGCVHLLAGDAEAALRAFDQAVTKDTCMAVGFFQRGVANFQLARFQEALSDFQLALVQLRGHAAIDYTQLGLRFKLQAWEVLYNVASAQCQLGLWTEAASSLREAISNWPEGSLNGLESALDQVQRQSLLPLRQVPRGEVFRPHRRHLDHLEPVDFLGKAKVVSSAIPDDQRWAVRLQQPQAGALCPQGAGVNRDARDSERAGTQQGALHAETEVSAECCTLAAYREQVRGQGLSLLGVGAPAASSGWGPQWNQHQGGGSNSLGFDRASQRPQMEQDGKPAPLSPGPDLVGEVVSVLLCPAGPPATGAPGPSPSEDPAAAGRAGAGYAEPLVTVTVQCAFTVALRTRRGADLSSLRALLGQALPHQAQLGQLSYQAPGEDERWVPIPGEESLQRAWLDTAASPRGLQLQCRGAGGRPVLYQVVAQHGYSAQGPEDLDFRQGATVDVLCEVLHPEELNRGSRQHCHQGQHQEHHYGHPDAVALCPPLSRRLSRDHPSQVQHVAQRPADVNATRLRDTQLLRAAGQLPRGNTLPTPWGGGHLLSELDAGP, from the exons ATGGCCTCGCTGGGGGACCTTGTGCGCGCCTGGCACCTGGGCGCGCAGGCTGTGGAGCGCGGGGACTGGGCCGGCGCCCTGCGCCTCTTCTCGGGAGTCCCGGCGCCGCCCGCCAGGCTGTGCTTCAACGCGGGCTGCGTGCACCTGCTGGCCGGGGACGCCGAGGCCGCGCTGCGG GCATTTGACCAAGCAGTGACCAAAGACACCTGCATGGCCGTTGGCTTCTTCCAGCGAGGAGTGGCCAACTTCCAGCTGGCGAG GTTCCAGGAAGCTCTGTCTGACTTCCAGCTGGCCCTGGTGCAGCTGAGGGGCCATGCTGCCATCGACTACACACAGCTGGGCCTGCGGTTCAAGCTGCAGGCCTGGGAG GTGCTATACAATGTGGCATCAGCACAGTGCCAACTGGGGCTCTGGACAGAGGCGGCCAGCAGCCTAAGGGAGGCCATATCCAACTGGCCGGAGGGGTCCCTGAATGGCCTGGagtcagctctggaccaagtgcaG AGACAGAGCTTGCTGCCGCTGAGGCAGGTCCCCAGGGGTGAGGTCTTCCGGCCCCACCGGCGGCACCTGGACCATCTGGAGCCCGTGGATTTCCTGGGCAAGGCCAAG GTGGTGTCCTCTGCCATCCCTGATGACCAGCGCTGGGCCGTCCGCCTGCAGCAGCCGCAG GCTGGCGCTTTGTGTCCACAGGGAGCGGGAGTGAACCGTGATGCCAG GGACTCCGAAAGAGCTGGCACCCAGCAGGGCGCCCTCCACGCAGAGACAGAGGTCAGTGCTGAGTGCTGCACGTTGGCTGCCTACCGAGAGCAGGTGCGTGGACAGGGCCTCTCCCTACTCGGGGTCGGAGCTCCTGCTGCTTCCTCAGGCTGGGGACCACAGTGGAACCAGCACCAGGGCGGAGGGAGCAACTCACTGGGGTTCGACAGGGCCAGCCAG AGGCCCCAGATGGAGCAAGATGGCAAACCAGCTCCTCTGTCTCCAG GGCCTGATTTAGTGGGAGAGGTTGtgtcagtcttgctctgtcctgcAGGGCCGCCAGCAACGGGGGCACCTGGCCCCAGCCCCTCTGAGGACCCAGCAGCTGCTGGG AGAGCAGGTGCGGGGTACGCTGAGCCGCTGGTGACTGTCACCGTGCAGTGCGCCTTCACCGTGGCCCTGAGGACACGAAGAGGTGCCGACCTGTCCAGCCTTCGGGCACTGCTGGGCCAGGCTCTCCctcaccaggcccagctgggaCAACTCAG TTACCAAGCCCCAGGTGAGGATGAGCGCTGGGTCCCCATCCCCGGGGAGGAGTCACTGCAGAGGGCCTGGCTGGACACGGCCGCCAGCCCCCGGGGACTGCAACTGCAGTGCAGG GGAGCTGGGGGCCGACCGGTCCTCTACCAGGTGGTGGCCCAGCATGGCTACTCAGCTCAGGGGCCAGAGGACCTGGACTTCAGACAGGGGGCCACGGTGGACGTCCTGTGTGAAG TCCTGCACCCAGAAGAGCTGAATCGCGGCAGCCGCCAGCACTGCCACCAGGGTCAGCACCAGGAACACCACTATGGCCACCCAGACGCTGTAGCTCTCTGCCCGCCACTGAGCCGGCGCCTCAGCCGGGATCATCCCAGTCAGGTTCAGCATGTAGCCCAGCGTCCAGCCGATGTCAATGCCACCCGCCTGCGGGACACACAGCTGCTCAGGGCTGCAGGGCAGCTACCCCGGGGCAACACCCTGCCCACGCCCTGGGGAGGTGGTCACCTGCTTTCGGAACTGGATGCTGGGCCATGA
- the NOXA1 gene encoding NADPH oxidase activator 1 isoform X10, whose translation MASLGDLVRAWHLGAQAVERGDWAGALRLFSGVPAPPARLCFNAGCVHLLAGDAEAALRAFDQAVTKDTCMAVGFFQRGVANFQLARFQEALSDFQLALVQLRGHAAIDYTQLGLRFKLQAWEVLYNVASAQCQLGLWTEAASSLREAISNWPEGSLNGLESALDQVQRQSLLPLRQVPRGEVFRPHRRHLDHLEPVDFLGKAKVVSSAIPDDQRWAVRLQQPQGAGVNRDARDSERAGTQQGALHAETEVSAECCTLAAYREQRPQMEQDGKPAPLSPGPDLVGEVVSVLLCPAGPPATGAPGPSPSEDPAAAGRAGAGYAEPLVTVTVQCAFTVALRTRRGADLSSLRALLGQALPHQAQLGQLSYQAPGEDERWVPIPGEESLQRAWLDTAASPRGLQLQCRVRELGADRSSTRWWPSMATQLRGQRTWTSDRGPRWTSCVKWTRRGWRATVTAALASSPSASWFLLTLECREPRATCPSPSREISLSNAVSTMVLIKATSHCSPTLQGGVGGQPGPETLGLDSVHLLRQQQGDQGLGGAAPSSSPQLPLLRPRSHTAWRRGSPGGRCAERHPGPWKPSGEGPRDAGRGGHTAP comes from the exons ATGGCCTCGCTGGGGGACCTTGTGCGCGCCTGGCACCTGGGCGCGCAGGCTGTGGAGCGCGGGGACTGGGCCGGCGCCCTGCGCCTCTTCTCGGGAGTCCCGGCGCCGCCCGCCAGGCTGTGCTTCAACGCGGGCTGCGTGCACCTGCTGGCCGGGGACGCCGAGGCCGCGCTGCGG GCATTTGACCAAGCAGTGACCAAAGACACCTGCATGGCCGTTGGCTTCTTCCAGCGAGGAGTGGCCAACTTCCAGCTGGCGAG GTTCCAGGAAGCTCTGTCTGACTTCCAGCTGGCCCTGGTGCAGCTGAGGGGCCATGCTGCCATCGACTACACACAGCTGGGCCTGCGGTTCAAGCTGCAGGCCTGGGAG GTGCTATACAATGTGGCATCAGCACAGTGCCAACTGGGGCTCTGGACAGAGGCGGCCAGCAGCCTAAGGGAGGCCATATCCAACTGGCCGGAGGGGTCCCTGAATGGCCTGGagtcagctctggaccaagtgcaG AGACAGAGCTTGCTGCCGCTGAGGCAGGTCCCCAGGGGTGAGGTCTTCCGGCCCCACCGGCGGCACCTGGACCATCTGGAGCCCGTGGATTTCCTGGGCAAGGCCAAG GTGGTGTCCTCTGCCATCCCTGATGACCAGCGCTGGGCCGTCCGCCTGCAGCAGCCGCAG GGAGCGGGAGTGAACCGTGATGCCAG GGACTCCGAAAGAGCTGGCACCCAGCAGGGCGCCCTCCACGCAGAGACAGAGGTCAGTGCTGAGTGCTGCACGTTGGCTGCCTACCGAGAGCAG AGGCCCCAGATGGAGCAAGATGGCAAACCAGCTCCTCTGTCTCCAG GGCCTGATTTAGTGGGAGAGGTTGtgtcagtcttgctctgtcctgcAGGGCCGCCAGCAACGGGGGCACCTGGCCCCAGCCCCTCTGAGGACCCAGCAGCTGCTGGG AGAGCAGGTGCGGGGTACGCTGAGCCGCTGGTGACTGTCACCGTGCAGTGCGCCTTCACCGTGGCCCTGAGGACACGAAGAGGTGCCGACCTGTCCAGCCTTCGGGCACTGCTGGGCCAGGCTCTCCctcaccaggcccagctgggaCAACTCAG TTACCAAGCCCCAGGTGAGGATGAGCGCTGGGTCCCCATCCCCGGGGAGGAGTCACTGCAGAGGGCCTGGCTGGACACGGCCGCCAGCCCCCGGGGACTGCAACTGCAGTGCAGGGTGAG GGAGCTGGGGGCCGACCGGTCCTCTACCAGGTGGTGGCCCAGCATGGCTACTCAGCTCAGGGGCCAGAGGACCTGGACTTCAGACAGGGGGCCACGGTGGACGTCCTGTGTGAAG TGGACCAGGCGTGGCTGGAGGGCCACTGTGACGGCCGCATTGGCATCTTCCCCAAGTGCTTCGTGGTTCCTGCTCACCCTCGAATGTCGGGAACCCCGGGCCACCTGCCCCAGTCCCAGCAGGGAGATCAGCCTTAGCAATGCTGTGTCCACAATGGTTTTAATAAAAGCAACATCCCACTGCAGTCCAACCCTCCAAGGGGGTGTGGGAGGGCAGCCTGGCCCAGAGACCCTGGGCCTTGACTCTGTCCATCTGCTCAGACAACAGCAAGGAGATCAGGGTCTGGGCGGGGCAGCTCCCTCCTCTTCGCCCCAGCTGCCCCTCCTGAGGCCCCGCAGCCACACAGCCTGGAGGCGCGGCAGTCCTGGTGGCCGGTGTGCAGAAAGGCATCCAGGGCCCTGGAAGCCCAGTGGGGAGGGCCCCAGGGATGCCGGGAGGGGAGGCCACACAGCACCCTGA
- the NOXA1 gene encoding NADPH oxidase activator 1 isoform X23 has translation MASLGDLVRAWHLGAQAVERGDWAGALRLFSGVPAPPARLCFNAGCVHLLAGDAEAALRAFDQAVTKDTCMAVGFFQRGVANFQLARFQEALSDFQLALVQLRGHAAIDYTQLGLRFKLQAWEVLYNVASAQCQLGLWTEAASSLREAISNWPEGSLNGLESALDQVQRQSLLPLRQVPRGEVFRPHRRHLDHLEPVDFLGKAKVVSSAIPDDQRWAVRLQQPQAGALCPQGAGVNRDARDSERAGTQQGALHAETEVSAECCTLAAYREQVRGQGLSLLGVGAPAASSGWGPQWNQHQGGGSNSLGFDRASQRPQMEQDGKPAPLSPGPDLVGEVVSVLLCPAGPPATGAPGPSPSEDPAAAGRAGAGYAEPLVTVTVQCAFTVALRTRRGADLSSLRALLGQALPHQAQLGQLSYQAPGEDERWVPIPGEESLQRAWLDTAASPRGLQLQCRVRELGADRSSTRWWPSMATQLRGQRTWTSDRGPRWTSCVKSCTQKS, from the exons ATGGCCTCGCTGGGGGACCTTGTGCGCGCCTGGCACCTGGGCGCGCAGGCTGTGGAGCGCGGGGACTGGGCCGGCGCCCTGCGCCTCTTCTCGGGAGTCCCGGCGCCGCCCGCCAGGCTGTGCTTCAACGCGGGCTGCGTGCACCTGCTGGCCGGGGACGCCGAGGCCGCGCTGCGG GCATTTGACCAAGCAGTGACCAAAGACACCTGCATGGCCGTTGGCTTCTTCCAGCGAGGAGTGGCCAACTTCCAGCTGGCGAG GTTCCAGGAAGCTCTGTCTGACTTCCAGCTGGCCCTGGTGCAGCTGAGGGGCCATGCTGCCATCGACTACACACAGCTGGGCCTGCGGTTCAAGCTGCAGGCCTGGGAG GTGCTATACAATGTGGCATCAGCACAGTGCCAACTGGGGCTCTGGACAGAGGCGGCCAGCAGCCTAAGGGAGGCCATATCCAACTGGCCGGAGGGGTCCCTGAATGGCCTGGagtcagctctggaccaagtgcaG AGACAGAGCTTGCTGCCGCTGAGGCAGGTCCCCAGGGGTGAGGTCTTCCGGCCCCACCGGCGGCACCTGGACCATCTGGAGCCCGTGGATTTCCTGGGCAAGGCCAAG GTGGTGTCCTCTGCCATCCCTGATGACCAGCGCTGGGCCGTCCGCCTGCAGCAGCCGCAG GCTGGCGCTTTGTGTCCACAGGGAGCGGGAGTGAACCGTGATGCCAG GGACTCCGAAAGAGCTGGCACCCAGCAGGGCGCCCTCCACGCAGAGACAGAGGTCAGTGCTGAGTGCTGCACGTTGGCTGCCTACCGAGAGCAGGTGCGTGGACAGGGCCTCTCCCTACTCGGGGTCGGAGCTCCTGCTGCTTCCTCAGGCTGGGGACCACAGTGGAACCAGCACCAGGGCGGAGGGAGCAACTCACTGGGGTTCGACAGGGCCAGCCAG AGGCCCCAGATGGAGCAAGATGGCAAACCAGCTCCTCTGTCTCCAG GGCCTGATTTAGTGGGAGAGGTTGtgtcagtcttgctctgtcctgcAGGGCCGCCAGCAACGGGGGCACCTGGCCCCAGCCCCTCTGAGGACCCAGCAGCTGCTGGG AGAGCAGGTGCGGGGTACGCTGAGCCGCTGGTGACTGTCACCGTGCAGTGCGCCTTCACCGTGGCCCTGAGGACACGAAGAGGTGCCGACCTGTCCAGCCTTCGGGCACTGCTGGGCCAGGCTCTCCctcaccaggcccagctgggaCAACTCAG TTACCAAGCCCCAGGTGAGGATGAGCGCTGGGTCCCCATCCCCGGGGAGGAGTCACTGCAGAGGGCCTGGCTGGACACGGCCGCCAGCCCCCGGGGACTGCAACTGCAGTGCAGGGTGAG GGAGCTGGGGGCCGACCGGTCCTCTACCAGGTGGTGGCCCAGCATGGCTACTCAGCTCAGGGGCCAGAGGACCTGGACTTCAGACAGGGGGCCACGGTGGACGTCCTGTGTGAAG TCCTGCACCCAGAAGAGCTGA
- the NOXA1 gene encoding NADPH oxidase activator 1 isoform X32, producing the protein MASLGDLVRAWHLGAQAVERGDWAGALRLFSGVPAPPARLCFNAGCVHLLAGDAEAALRAFDQAVTKDTCMAVGFFQRGVANFQLARFQEALSDFQLALVQLRGHAAIDYTQLGLRFKLQAWEVLYNVASAQCQLGLWTEAASSLREAISNWPEGSLNGLESALDQVQVVSSAIPDDQRWAVRLQQPQGAGVNRDARDSERAGTQQGALHAETEVSAECCTLAAYREQRPQMEQDGKPAPLSPGPPATGAPGPSPSEDPAAAGRAGAGYAEPLVTVTVQCAFTVALRTRRGADLSSLRALLGQALPHQAQLGQLSYQAPGEDERWVPIPGEESLQRAWLDTAASPRGLQLQCRGAGGRPVLYQVVAQHGYSAQGPEDLDFRQGATVDVLCEVDQAWLEGHCDGRIGIFPKCFVVPAHPRMSGTPGHLPQSQQGDQP; encoded by the exons ATGGCCTCGCTGGGGGACCTTGTGCGCGCCTGGCACCTGGGCGCGCAGGCTGTGGAGCGCGGGGACTGGGCCGGCGCCCTGCGCCTCTTCTCGGGAGTCCCGGCGCCGCCCGCCAGGCTGTGCTTCAACGCGGGCTGCGTGCACCTGCTGGCCGGGGACGCCGAGGCCGCGCTGCGG GCATTTGACCAAGCAGTGACCAAAGACACCTGCATGGCCGTTGGCTTCTTCCAGCGAGGAGTGGCCAACTTCCAGCTGGCGAG GTTCCAGGAAGCTCTGTCTGACTTCCAGCTGGCCCTGGTGCAGCTGAGGGGCCATGCTGCCATCGACTACACACAGCTGGGCCTGCGGTTCAAGCTGCAGGCCTGGGAG GTGCTATACAATGTGGCATCAGCACAGTGCCAACTGGGGCTCTGGACAGAGGCGGCCAGCAGCCTAAGGGAGGCCATATCCAACTGGCCGGAGGGGTCCCTGAATGGCCTGGagtcagctctggaccaagtgcaG GTGGTGTCCTCTGCCATCCCTGATGACCAGCGCTGGGCCGTCCGCCTGCAGCAGCCGCAG GGAGCGGGAGTGAACCGTGATGCCAG GGACTCCGAAAGAGCTGGCACCCAGCAGGGCGCCCTCCACGCAGAGACAGAGGTCAGTGCTGAGTGCTGCACGTTGGCTGCCTACCGAGAGCAG AGGCCCCAGATGGAGCAAGATGGCAAACCAGCTCCTCTGTCTCCAG GGCCGCCAGCAACGGGGGCACCTGGCCCCAGCCCCTCTGAGGACCCAGCAGCTGCTGGG AGAGCAGGTGCGGGGTACGCTGAGCCGCTGGTGACTGTCACCGTGCAGTGCGCCTTCACCGTGGCCCTGAGGACACGAAGAGGTGCCGACCTGTCCAGCCTTCGGGCACTGCTGGGCCAGGCTCTCCctcaccaggcccagctgggaCAACTCAG TTACCAAGCCCCAGGTGAGGATGAGCGCTGGGTCCCCATCCCCGGGGAGGAGTCACTGCAGAGGGCCTGGCTGGACACGGCCGCCAGCCCCCGGGGACTGCAACTGCAGTGCAGG GGAGCTGGGGGCCGACCGGTCCTCTACCAGGTGGTGGCCCAGCATGGCTACTCAGCTCAGGGGCCAGAGGACCTGGACTTCAGACAGGGGGCCACGGTGGACGTCCTGTGTGAAG TGGACCAGGCGTGGCTGGAGGGCCACTGTGACGGCCGCATTGGCATCTTCCCCAAGTGCTTCGTGGTTCCTGCTCACCCTCGAATGTCGGGAACCCCGGGCCACCTGCCCCAGTCCCAGCAGGGAGATCAGCCTTAG
- the NOXA1 gene encoding NADPH oxidase activator 1 isoform X20, with protein MASLGDLVRAWHLGAQAVERGDWAGALRLFSGVPAPPARLCFNAGCVHLLAGDAEAALRAFDQAVTKDTCMAVGFFQRGVANFQLARFQEALSDFQLALVQLRGHAAIDYTQLGLRFKLQAWEVLYNVASAQCQLGLWTEAASSLREAISNWPEGSLNGLESALDQVQRQSLLPLRQVPRGEVFRPHRRHLDHLEPVDFLGKAKVVSSAIPDDQRWAVRLQQPQGAGVNRDARDSERAGTQQGALHAETEVSAECCTLAAYREQRPQMEQDGKPAPLSPGPPATGAPGPSPSEDPAAAGRAGAGYAEPLVTVTVQCAFTVALRTRRGADLSSLRALLGQALPHQAQLGQLSYQAPGEDERWVPIPGEESLQRAWLDTAASPRGLQLQCRGAGGRPVLYQVVAQHGYSAQGPEDLDFRQGATVDVLCEVLHPEELNRGSRQHCHQGQHQEHHYGHPDAVALCPPLSRRLSRDHPSQVQHVAQRPADVNATRLRDTQLLRAAGQLPRGNTLPTPWGGGHLLSELDAGP; from the exons ATGGCCTCGCTGGGGGACCTTGTGCGCGCCTGGCACCTGGGCGCGCAGGCTGTGGAGCGCGGGGACTGGGCCGGCGCCCTGCGCCTCTTCTCGGGAGTCCCGGCGCCGCCCGCCAGGCTGTGCTTCAACGCGGGCTGCGTGCACCTGCTGGCCGGGGACGCCGAGGCCGCGCTGCGG GCATTTGACCAAGCAGTGACCAAAGACACCTGCATGGCCGTTGGCTTCTTCCAGCGAGGAGTGGCCAACTTCCAGCTGGCGAG GTTCCAGGAAGCTCTGTCTGACTTCCAGCTGGCCCTGGTGCAGCTGAGGGGCCATGCTGCCATCGACTACACACAGCTGGGCCTGCGGTTCAAGCTGCAGGCCTGGGAG GTGCTATACAATGTGGCATCAGCACAGTGCCAACTGGGGCTCTGGACAGAGGCGGCCAGCAGCCTAAGGGAGGCCATATCCAACTGGCCGGAGGGGTCCCTGAATGGCCTGGagtcagctctggaccaagtgcaG AGACAGAGCTTGCTGCCGCTGAGGCAGGTCCCCAGGGGTGAGGTCTTCCGGCCCCACCGGCGGCACCTGGACCATCTGGAGCCCGTGGATTTCCTGGGCAAGGCCAAG GTGGTGTCCTCTGCCATCCCTGATGACCAGCGCTGGGCCGTCCGCCTGCAGCAGCCGCAG GGAGCGGGAGTGAACCGTGATGCCAG GGACTCCGAAAGAGCTGGCACCCAGCAGGGCGCCCTCCACGCAGAGACAGAGGTCAGTGCTGAGTGCTGCACGTTGGCTGCCTACCGAGAGCAG AGGCCCCAGATGGAGCAAGATGGCAAACCAGCTCCTCTGTCTCCAG GGCCGCCAGCAACGGGGGCACCTGGCCCCAGCCCCTCTGAGGACCCAGCAGCTGCTGGG AGAGCAGGTGCGGGGTACGCTGAGCCGCTGGTGACTGTCACCGTGCAGTGCGCCTTCACCGTGGCCCTGAGGACACGAAGAGGTGCCGACCTGTCCAGCCTTCGGGCACTGCTGGGCCAGGCTCTCCctcaccaggcccagctgggaCAACTCAG TTACCAAGCCCCAGGTGAGGATGAGCGCTGGGTCCCCATCCCCGGGGAGGAGTCACTGCAGAGGGCCTGGCTGGACACGGCCGCCAGCCCCCGGGGACTGCAACTGCAGTGCAGG GGAGCTGGGGGCCGACCGGTCCTCTACCAGGTGGTGGCCCAGCATGGCTACTCAGCTCAGGGGCCAGAGGACCTGGACTTCAGACAGGGGGCCACGGTGGACGTCCTGTGTGAAG TCCTGCACCCAGAAGAGCTGAATCGCGGCAGCCGCCAGCACTGCCACCAGGGTCAGCACCAGGAACACCACTATGGCCACCCAGACGCTGTAGCTCTCTGCCCGCCACTGAGCCGGCGCCTCAGCCGGGATCATCCCAGTCAGGTTCAGCATGTAGCCCAGCGTCCAGCCGATGTCAATGCCACCCGCCTGCGGGACACACAGCTGCTCAGGGCTGCAGGGCAGCTACCCCGGGGCAACACCCTGCCCACGCCCTGGGGAGGTGGTCACCTGCTTTCGGAACTGGATGCTGGGCCATGA
- the NOXA1 gene encoding NADPH oxidase activator 1 isoform X33, protein MASLGDLVRAWHLGAQAVERGDWAGALRLFSGVPAPPARLCFNAGCVHLLAGDAEAALRAFDQAVTKDTCMAVGFFQRGVANFQLARFQEALSDFQLALVQLRGHAAIDYTQLGLRFKLQAWEVLYNVASAQCQLGLWTEAASSLREAISNWPEGSLNGLESALDQVQRQSLLPLRQVPRGEVFRPHRRHLDHLEPVDFLGKAKVVSSAIPDDQRWAVRLQQPQGAGVNRDARDSERAGTQQGALHAETEVSAECCTLAAYREQRPQMEQDGKPAPLSPGPPATGAPGPSPSEDPAAAGRAGAGYAEPLVTVTVQCAFTVALRTRRGADLSSLRALLGQALPHQAQLGQLSYQAPGEDERWVPIPGEESLQRAWLDTAASPRGLQLQCRVRELGADRSSTRWWPSMATQLRGQRTWTSDRGPRWTSCVKSCTQKS, encoded by the exons ATGGCCTCGCTGGGGGACCTTGTGCGCGCCTGGCACCTGGGCGCGCAGGCTGTGGAGCGCGGGGACTGGGCCGGCGCCCTGCGCCTCTTCTCGGGAGTCCCGGCGCCGCCCGCCAGGCTGTGCTTCAACGCGGGCTGCGTGCACCTGCTGGCCGGGGACGCCGAGGCCGCGCTGCGG GCATTTGACCAAGCAGTGACCAAAGACACCTGCATGGCCGTTGGCTTCTTCCAGCGAGGAGTGGCCAACTTCCAGCTGGCGAG GTTCCAGGAAGCTCTGTCTGACTTCCAGCTGGCCCTGGTGCAGCTGAGGGGCCATGCTGCCATCGACTACACACAGCTGGGCCTGCGGTTCAAGCTGCAGGCCTGGGAG GTGCTATACAATGTGGCATCAGCACAGTGCCAACTGGGGCTCTGGACAGAGGCGGCCAGCAGCCTAAGGGAGGCCATATCCAACTGGCCGGAGGGGTCCCTGAATGGCCTGGagtcagctctggaccaagtgcaG AGACAGAGCTTGCTGCCGCTGAGGCAGGTCCCCAGGGGTGAGGTCTTCCGGCCCCACCGGCGGCACCTGGACCATCTGGAGCCCGTGGATTTCCTGGGCAAGGCCAAG GTGGTGTCCTCTGCCATCCCTGATGACCAGCGCTGGGCCGTCCGCCTGCAGCAGCCGCAG GGAGCGGGAGTGAACCGTGATGCCAG GGACTCCGAAAGAGCTGGCACCCAGCAGGGCGCCCTCCACGCAGAGACAGAGGTCAGTGCTGAGTGCTGCACGTTGGCTGCCTACCGAGAGCAG AGGCCCCAGATGGAGCAAGATGGCAAACCAGCTCCTCTGTCTCCAG GGCCGCCAGCAACGGGGGCACCTGGCCCCAGCCCCTCTGAGGACCCAGCAGCTGCTGGG AGAGCAGGTGCGGGGTACGCTGAGCCGCTGGTGACTGTCACCGTGCAGTGCGCCTTCACCGTGGCCCTGAGGACACGAAGAGGTGCCGACCTGTCCAGCCTTCGGGCACTGCTGGGCCAGGCTCTCCctcaccaggcccagctgggaCAACTCAG TTACCAAGCCCCAGGTGAGGATGAGCGCTGGGTCCCCATCCCCGGGGAGGAGTCACTGCAGAGGGCCTGGCTGGACACGGCCGCCAGCCCCCGGGGACTGCAACTGCAGTGCAGGGTGAG GGAGCTGGGGGCCGACCGGTCCTCTACCAGGTGGTGGCCCAGCATGGCTACTCAGCTCAGGGGCCAGAGGACCTGGACTTCAGACAGGGGGCCACGGTGGACGTCCTGTGTGAAG TCCTGCACCCAGAAGAGCTGA
- the NOXA1 gene encoding NADPH oxidase activator 1 isoform X24 produces the protein MASLGDLVRAWHLGAQAVERGDWAGALRLFSGVPAPPARLCFNAGCVHLLAGDAEAALRAFDQAVTKDTCMAVGFFQRGVANFQLARFQEALSDFQLALVQLRGHAAIDYTQLGLRFKLQAWEVLYNVASAQCQLGLWTEAASSLREAISNWPEGSLNGLESALDQVQVVSSAIPDDQRWAVRLQQPQGAGVNRDARDSERAGTQQGALHAETEVSAECCTLAAYREQRPQMEQDGKPAPLSPGPPATGAPGPSPSEDPAAAGRAGAGYAEPLVTVTVQCAFTVALRTRRGADLSSLRALLGQALPHQAQLGQLSYQAPGEDERWVPIPGEESLQRAWLDTAASPRGLQLQCRGAGGRPVLYQVVAQHGYSAQGPEDLDFRQGATVDVLCEVLHPEELNRGSRQHCHQGQHQEHHYGHPDAVALCPPLSRRLSRDHPSQVQHVAQRPADVNATRLRDTQLLRAAGQLPRGNTLPTPWGGGHLLSELDAGP, from the exons ATGGCCTCGCTGGGGGACCTTGTGCGCGCCTGGCACCTGGGCGCGCAGGCTGTGGAGCGCGGGGACTGGGCCGGCGCCCTGCGCCTCTTCTCGGGAGTCCCGGCGCCGCCCGCCAGGCTGTGCTTCAACGCGGGCTGCGTGCACCTGCTGGCCGGGGACGCCGAGGCCGCGCTGCGG GCATTTGACCAAGCAGTGACCAAAGACACCTGCATGGCCGTTGGCTTCTTCCAGCGAGGAGTGGCCAACTTCCAGCTGGCGAG GTTCCAGGAAGCTCTGTCTGACTTCCAGCTGGCCCTGGTGCAGCTGAGGGGCCATGCTGCCATCGACTACACACAGCTGGGCCTGCGGTTCAAGCTGCAGGCCTGGGAG GTGCTATACAATGTGGCATCAGCACAGTGCCAACTGGGGCTCTGGACAGAGGCGGCCAGCAGCCTAAGGGAGGCCATATCCAACTGGCCGGAGGGGTCCCTGAATGGCCTGGagtcagctctggaccaagtgcaG GTGGTGTCCTCTGCCATCCCTGATGACCAGCGCTGGGCCGTCCGCCTGCAGCAGCCGCAG GGAGCGGGAGTGAACCGTGATGCCAG GGACTCCGAAAGAGCTGGCACCCAGCAGGGCGCCCTCCACGCAGAGACAGAGGTCAGTGCTGAGTGCTGCACGTTGGCTGCCTACCGAGAGCAG AGGCCCCAGATGGAGCAAGATGGCAAACCAGCTCCTCTGTCTCCAG GGCCGCCAGCAACGGGGGCACCTGGCCCCAGCCCCTCTGAGGACCCAGCAGCTGCTGGG AGAGCAGGTGCGGGGTACGCTGAGCCGCTGGTGACTGTCACCGTGCAGTGCGCCTTCACCGTGGCCCTGAGGACACGAAGAGGTGCCGACCTGTCCAGCCTTCGGGCACTGCTGGGCCAGGCTCTCCctcaccaggcccagctgggaCAACTCAG TTACCAAGCCCCAGGTGAGGATGAGCGCTGGGTCCCCATCCCCGGGGAGGAGTCACTGCAGAGGGCCTGGCTGGACACGGCCGCCAGCCCCCGGGGACTGCAACTGCAGTGCAGG GGAGCTGGGGGCCGACCGGTCCTCTACCAGGTGGTGGCCCAGCATGGCTACTCAGCTCAGGGGCCAGAGGACCTGGACTTCAGACAGGGGGCCACGGTGGACGTCCTGTGTGAAG TCCTGCACCCAGAAGAGCTGAATCGCGGCAGCCGCCAGCACTGCCACCAGGGTCAGCACCAGGAACACCACTATGGCCACCCAGACGCTGTAGCTCTCTGCCCGCCACTGAGCCGGCGCCTCAGCCGGGATCATCCCAGTCAGGTTCAGCATGTAGCCCAGCGTCCAGCCGATGTCAATGCCACCCGCCTGCGGGACACACAGCTGCTCAGGGCTGCAGGGCAGCTACCCCGGGGCAACACCCTGCCCACGCCCTGGGGAGGTGGTCACCTGCTTTCGGAACTGGATGCTGGGCCATGA